In Thalassoglobus sp. JC818, a single window of DNA contains:
- a CDS encoding cytochrome c — MPRFQTLILLLFVTTSWSGCRGRAETPDYVSSDQVEALPVELAPEVRKALRGHVGSFESPILLTNDGSVSDAHLKLGQQVYQKRCVQCHGVSGDGNGPSAGSMYPKPRDYRKGVFKFTSTPYGSKPVRDDLIRTVKIGVRGTSMPSFKLLPPNEIEAVVDYVLMLTHRGELEEQIAVLADFDEEVDQEIIEEESVPIIKRQWEQAAGSQVIPMSPQPVFTQDHVNRGREAFLSKGCSKCHGDDGRGQTTDNLAGNLKDTWGNVTRAADLTGGMLHGGQRPIDVYRRIYSGINGTPMPSFANAFQQEPDTIWDLVAYVLHVTNSRRMGESHLPGPISPYIPPTDDDSGAAE; from the coding sequence GTGCCACGTTTCCAAACACTCATCCTCTTACTGTTTGTCACAACGAGTTGGAGCGGATGTCGCGGTCGCGCAGAAACGCCTGACTATGTCTCCAGCGATCAGGTCGAAGCTCTTCCGGTCGAGTTGGCACCCGAAGTTCGCAAAGCTCTTCGTGGTCATGTGGGCAGCTTTGAATCACCAATTCTGCTGACGAATGACGGTTCCGTTTCTGACGCCCACTTGAAACTCGGGCAGCAGGTCTATCAGAAACGCTGTGTGCAGTGTCATGGTGTGAGCGGGGATGGAAATGGACCTTCGGCTGGGAGCATGTACCCAAAACCGCGTGACTACCGAAAAGGCGTCTTCAAGTTCACATCGACCCCATACGGTTCAAAACCCGTCCGCGACGATCTGATTCGCACAGTGAAGATTGGGGTGAGAGGCACATCGATGCCCTCCTTCAAACTTCTCCCGCCCAACGAGATTGAGGCGGTCGTTGACTATGTTTTGATGCTCACTCATCGCGGGGAATTGGAAGAGCAAATTGCGGTGCTGGCTGACTTCGACGAAGAAGTCGATCAGGAAATTATAGAGGAGGAGTCGGTTCCGATTATCAAACGTCAATGGGAGCAGGCCGCCGGGAGTCAGGTCATTCCTATGAGTCCTCAACCGGTCTTTACCCAAGATCACGTCAATCGAGGTCGTGAGGCGTTCTTGTCAAAGGGCTGCTCAAAGTGCCACGGCGATGATGGTCGCGGACAGACCACAGACAACCTGGCAGGCAATCTCAAGGATACGTGGGGGAACGTCACTCGTGCAGCTGACCTGACCGGTGGGATGCTTCACGGAGGCCAACGACCGATCGATGTGTATCGTCGGATCTACTCGGGAATTAACGGGACTCCCATGCCAAGTTTCGCGAATGCATTTCAGCAAGAGCCTGACACGATTTGGGATCTCGTCGCTTACGTTTTGCATGTCACCAATTCGCGTCGAATGGGGGAAAGTCATCTCCCTGGCCCAATCTCGCCATATATCCCTCCCACCGATGATGACAGCGGTGCCGCAGAATAA
- a CDS encoding cbb3-type cytochrome c oxidase subunit I — translation MSDAALVAETSDVDSIDPTVIPHHAELVDERLVLWHFLAALVYFFISLAGGFLMAFQLIRHNPLEGIELLSPGRWRMVHTNAIAYGFLANAFLGMLYWVVPRLTLHPVLDKRISMFIFVAWQVVVVGTAVGLIMGHAQGVEWGETPVWIDPLALAGLLLVAINFMAPIMKQQGPMYVSLWYFVAAFVWTFLTYAMGNFVPEYFVSGSSAGAVGGLFIHDLVGLFVTPLGWGMMYYFVPILLKKPIWSHGLSLVGFWGLAFFYPLQGIHHFLYTPIPMFLQYGAVISTIAVELVVTTVVINFFGTIWGDGRQFWDNLPIRWFYTGMVYYFLTCFQCALQVTMTFQQLIHFTDWVVGHAHLVMFGVFSMWLMGVMTYLFPRLLKTDWYSRSLCEWHYWLSAVGILVMFGDLTLAGLFQGWSWMGLNEWDHSYEVSQPFWIVRLIAALAILSGQLCFLWNLYKTWQISPKHESTSETQIAAAPA, via the coding sequence ATGAGCGATGCAGCCTTGGTCGCAGAAACTTCTGACGTCGATTCCATCGATCCGACAGTCATCCCCCACCATGCTGAACTGGTCGATGAAAGACTGGTCCTTTGGCATTTCCTGGCCGCTCTCGTGTACTTCTTTATTTCGTTGGCCGGTGGGTTTTTGATGGCGTTTCAGTTGATTCGCCACAACCCTTTGGAAGGAATTGAGCTGCTTTCACCGGGTCGCTGGCGAATGGTGCATACGAATGCGATTGCCTATGGATTCCTCGCGAACGCATTTTTGGGCATGCTGTACTGGGTCGTCCCGCGCTTGACTCTGCATCCGGTTCTCGACAAACGCATCTCGATGTTCATTTTCGTTGCGTGGCAAGTCGTCGTCGTGGGGACGGCAGTCGGTTTGATCATGGGGCACGCTCAGGGAGTTGAATGGGGCGAAACGCCAGTCTGGATCGATCCGCTTGCACTAGCTGGCCTGTTGCTTGTTGCAATTAACTTTATGGCTCCCATCATGAAACAACAGGGGCCTATGTATGTTTCCTTATGGTACTTCGTAGCAGCGTTCGTCTGGACATTTCTCACATATGCGATGGGGAACTTTGTTCCTGAGTACTTTGTGAGCGGATCGAGTGCAGGGGCAGTGGGTGGTTTGTTCATCCACGATCTGGTCGGGCTCTTTGTAACACCGCTGGGATGGGGAATGATGTACTACTTCGTTCCGATCCTACTTAAGAAACCGATTTGGTCGCACGGCCTCTCGCTTGTCGGTTTTTGGGGGCTTGCGTTCTTCTACCCGCTCCAAGGCATCCACCACTTCCTCTACACCCCAATACCGATGTTTTTGCAATACGGAGCAGTCATTTCGACGATTGCTGTTGAGCTTGTGGTGACGACGGTTGTCATCAACTTCTTCGGAACGATTTGGGGTGATGGAAGACAGTTCTGGGACAACCTCCCGATTCGGTGGTTTTACACTGGGATGGTCTATTACTTCCTGACCTGTTTCCAATGTGCTCTTCAGGTGACCATGACATTCCAACAGCTGATTCACTTCACTGATTGGGTCGTCGGTCACGCACACCTGGTGATGTTCGGCGTTTTCAGCATGTGGTTGATGGGGGTAATGACTTACCTGTTCCCGCGTCTGTTGAAAACTGACTGGTATAGCCGCTCTCTCTGCGAATGGCACTACTGGTTGTCTGCTGTGGGCATTTTGGTGATGTTCGGCGACCTGACGTTAGCAGGACTCTTCCAAGGCTGGTCCTGGATGGGACTGAATGAATGGGATCACTCCTACGAGGTCTCCCAACCATTCTGGATCGTTCGCCTGATCGCAGCCCTGGCGATCCTTTCTGGGCAGCTCTGCTTCTTGTGGAATTTGTACAAGACCTGGCAGATTTCCCCGAAGCACGAATCGACATCCGAAACTCAAATTGCAGCTGCGCCGGCTTAG
- a CDS encoding cbb3-type cytochrome c oxidase subunit II gives MFESKSGIFFIAGLFFFGFAFLSNAVVPIMMYSDLPEQTVEELVNPNIRYQFEDLAQRWPEQFKEAFGTPPKDAEKADAWYNERCAEALELGRDLYVGEACWHCHSQFVRPVSNESQRWGPVSESIEYQNELQRPVMFGTRRVGPDLTREGGRRSSDWHAVHFYRPTDLSEGSPMPEYPWFFDGSPDKPTKRGLALITYVQWLGSWLDSYPYYEDYDESPIAKLERLEEQAADQTEEGSANE, from the coding sequence ATGTTTGAATCCAAATCCGGGATCTTTTTTATCGCTGGTTTGTTCTTCTTCGGATTCGCATTTCTGTCGAATGCAGTCGTACCAATCATGATGTATAGCGACCTGCCGGAGCAAACTGTCGAAGAGTTGGTGAACCCCAATATCCGCTATCAGTTTGAAGACCTCGCGCAGAGATGGCCCGAACAATTTAAAGAAGCGTTCGGAACTCCACCCAAAGACGCTGAGAAAGCCGATGCCTGGTACAACGAGAGATGTGCCGAAGCACTGGAACTGGGGCGCGACCTCTATGTGGGTGAAGCCTGCTGGCATTGTCACAGTCAATTCGTGCGACCTGTTTCGAATGAGAGTCAGCGTTGGGGGCCAGTTTCTGAATCGATCGAATACCAAAACGAACTTCAAAGACCGGTTATGTTTGGGACACGTCGCGTCGGACCAGACCTCACACGCGAAGGTGGAAGAAGGTCAAGCGACTGGCATGCCGTTCACTTCTACAGGCCGACGGACCTCAGCGAAGGCTCACCGATGCCGGAATATCCGTGGTTCTTTGACGGCTCACCCGATAAACCGACCAAGCGTGGATTGGCATTGATCACATACGTGCAGTGGCTCGGTTCCTGGCTTGATAGCTACCCGTATTACGAAGACTACGACGAGTCACCGATTGCCAAGCTAGAACGCCTGGAAGAGCAGGCTGCCGATCAAACCGAAGAGGGTTCAGCTAATGAATAA
- a CDS encoding cation-translocating P-type ATPase: MLTKLGIAIFLSMNVMVMTLALWAYHGDHISETPPMAEALSDVFRFACLLLSFPVLLLLGRPMLEQSIVDLKQRRLSTEILILSGVLSSFAYSTISVWRGTGDIYFEVGCMILVFVTLGRWLEAAGKLHSTQALDELQSLLPDDVIIRQRDLSERLIPRAELEIGDEVLIRAGERIPVDGVIVDGQTSVDEQLVTGESWPVSRGVQDRAVGGTISLDGQIIVQVDVAEDGTVLQRLIKAVQETRFAQSDTQRLADRISQAFIPATFCLALGTLLFHSLSDSPMTGLLAALSVVLIACPCGLGLATPMALWAAIGVAARRGIAFNSPQVLEALATIKAIRFDKTGTLTTGTPVVKSLLLDGQTSIGDVHCRSRQLAQSSTHVFSRAIQSYIPNHFPPLDVHPTSQAGKGVFGTVAGEFQPTALGSLSLISDLNIQCDPSLQTEVKQAEKQGFPIALIGWGGTVRGVFVFEEQLRESALSMLAECRQRGMNLGILTGDSSNASQRLAATEDLSVAAGLTPEEKKSELEKVQKLIGPVALIGDGINDVVALSAADVGICLGCGADVSRDTADICLVGNDLSQIPWLIDLSRQTLKTIRTNLTWAFGYNGIGMAVAATGYLHPAVAAALMVVSSVFVITNSLRLQSTYSVPENHEEASKTSLRQTEQVTQTTFHAPQSIHEVTS, encoded by the coding sequence ATGCTCACAAAGCTTGGCATCGCTATCTTCCTGAGCATGAACGTGATGGTGATGACGCTCGCATTGTGGGCGTATCACGGAGACCACATCTCAGAAACCCCACCAATGGCAGAGGCTCTCTCCGACGTGTTTCGGTTTGCTTGCCTCTTGCTTTCATTTCCAGTCTTGCTCCTGCTTGGAAGGCCAATGCTAGAGCAATCGATCGTTGATCTTAAGCAGAGGCGATTGTCGACCGAAATACTAATTCTTAGTGGCGTCCTTTCCTCTTTCGCCTATTCGACGATTTCCGTCTGGCGAGGAACGGGAGACATCTACTTCGAAGTCGGCTGCATGATTCTGGTGTTTGTCACTCTTGGGCGATGGCTTGAAGCAGCAGGCAAACTACATTCAACGCAGGCTCTTGACGAGTTGCAAAGCCTGCTCCCCGATGATGTTATCATTCGTCAACGCGATCTCTCAGAACGCTTGATCCCACGAGCTGAATTGGAGATTGGAGATGAAGTACTCATCCGCGCCGGGGAACGCATTCCGGTAGATGGGGTGATTGTCGATGGTCAGACATCCGTTGACGAACAACTGGTAACTGGGGAAAGTTGGCCAGTTTCGAGAGGCGTTCAGGATCGAGCCGTCGGGGGAACGATCTCACTTGATGGCCAGATCATCGTGCAAGTCGATGTTGCAGAAGACGGAACGGTTCTGCAACGTCTCATCAAGGCTGTGCAGGAAACACGATTTGCGCAAAGCGACACACAACGCTTGGCGGATCGAATTAGCCAAGCTTTTATTCCTGCGACCTTTTGCCTGGCATTGGGAACGCTGTTGTTCCATTCCTTGTCGGATTCACCCATGACAGGTCTGCTGGCCGCACTTTCGGTCGTTCTGATCGCGTGCCCGTGCGGGCTGGGACTGGCGACTCCCATGGCTCTTTGGGCAGCAATTGGGGTCGCAGCACGTCGAGGAATCGCATTTAACTCACCGCAGGTTCTTGAGGCACTGGCCACGATCAAGGCGATTCGATTTGATAAAACAGGGACACTGACAACTGGCACCCCAGTCGTGAAGTCTTTGCTCTTGGATGGACAAACTTCCATCGGCGACGTTCACTGTCGCTCAAGACAGCTTGCACAATCTTCAACGCATGTGTTCAGCCGAGCCATTCAGTCTTACATCCCAAATCATTTTCCTCCGCTGGACGTCCATCCAACTAGCCAGGCGGGAAAGGGTGTATTCGGGACCGTGGCTGGCGAGTTTCAACCAACCGCACTCGGAAGCCTGTCGCTGATCAGCGACCTCAACATTCAATGTGATCCGAGCTTGCAGACCGAAGTAAAACAAGCTGAGAAGCAGGGATTTCCGATCGCTCTGATCGGTTGGGGTGGAACGGTGCGTGGCGTCTTTGTGTTTGAAGAACAGCTTCGTGAATCAGCATTGTCGATGCTCGCCGAATGTCGCCAAAGAGGAATGAACCTGGGCATCTTGACGGGCGATTCGTCCAATGCATCCCAACGTTTGGCAGCGACGGAAGACTTGTCAGTCGCAGCAGGGCTGACACCTGAGGAGAAAAAATCGGAGCTTGAAAAAGTCCAAAAACTAATCGGTCCCGTCGCTCTGATTGGGGATGGGATTAACGATGTCGTTGCATTGTCCGCCGCAGATGTTGGAATTTGTTTAGGATGCGGTGCTGACGTCAGTCGAGACACGGCGGACATTTGCCTCGTTGGCAATGACCTTTCACAGATCCCCTGGTTGATCGACCTTTCACGTCAAACATTGAAGACGATCCGCACAAACCTCACATGGGCATTTGGCTACAACGGAATCGGAATGGCCGTTGCCGCCACGGGTTATTTACATCCTGCTGTTGCTGCTGCGTTGATGGTTGTCAGTAGTGTATTCGTCATTACGAATTCGCTTCGACTCCAAAGTACTTATTCCGTCCCGGAGAATCACGAAGAAGCATCGAAGACATCCCTAAGACAAACTGAACAAGTGACTCAAACGACGTTTCATGCACCTCAGTCGATTCATGAGGTCACATCGTGA
- a CDS encoding sulfite exporter TauE/SafE family protein — protein sequence MSELPLIFIGGLLGSSHCLGMCGGFAIMLGSGAESRTQLWMSQGVYSLGRLFTYASLGAIAGFVGLGMSRAMTSWINVSAVLSIVAGTFLVTQGLKAAGVQIWKTRNTDTSHSCLMSPLFRTFFQSHRYSSKFLAGVMTGFLPCGLLYGFLAIATASQDLLLGSAIMLAFGAGTIPMMVLTGVGGQLLSAVARIRLLRVAAWCVVVTGAITVYRGAAFYSFNHSEAVPDCPFCDTSAQ from the coding sequence GTGAGCGAGTTACCTTTGATCTTCATAGGTGGGCTCCTCGGCTCGTCGCACTGTTTGGGTATGTGCGGCGGATTCGCAATCATGTTGGGCTCCGGTGCAGAGTCCCGTACACAATTATGGATGAGCCAGGGAGTTTACTCACTGGGACGACTGTTTACTTATGCTTCACTGGGCGCGATCGCTGGATTCGTCGGTTTGGGAATGAGCCGAGCGATGACCAGTTGGATCAACGTATCCGCTGTGCTGAGCATCGTTGCCGGAACGTTTCTCGTTACTCAAGGCTTGAAAGCTGCCGGAGTCCAAATTTGGAAAACTCGCAACACTGACACATCGCATAGTTGTCTTATGAGTCCCTTATTTCGAACGTTCTTTCAATCTCATCGGTACTCGTCCAAGTTCCTCGCAGGAGTGATGACCGGGTTTCTGCCATGCGGTTTGCTGTATGGTTTCCTCGCTATCGCCACTGCCTCGCAAGACTTATTGTTAGGAAGCGCGATTATGTTGGCGTTTGGGGCAGGGACCATTCCGATGATGGTCCTGACTGGAGTCGGTGGCCAACTCCTCTCCGCTGTGGCGAGGATTCGTTTGTTGCGTGTGGCAGCCTGGTGTGTTGTCGTGACTGGTGCCATCACTGTGTATCGTGGGGCAGCCTTCTACTCATTCAACCACTCAGAGGCAGTTCCTGATTGCCCCTTTTGCGATACATCTGCTCAATAG
- a CDS encoding sigma-54 dependent transcriptional regulator, giving the protein MSQSKAINLLIVEDDDGFRETATHWLQRQGHHVEQSPNGADALHIAGTRHFDVAIVDMNMPGISGMEVLQRMHEQCPDTEIIILTGQATVDNAVEAMKLGATDYLTKPFPLGDLERRCLQAAERGRLNKENRQLRTLLDRSKPKTKIIGESPSMKEVFRVVNRVAPTEKAVLIQGESGTGKELIAQAIQERSTRVDRPFVTINCAALPETLVESELFGHEKGSFTGANDRKYGLFEVADGGTLFVDEIGELPLSLQPKLLRVLENGSLRRVGSHQERVVNVRVIAATNRDLKKEVENGRFREDLYYRINVITLDLPPLRHRHGDVALLVDDVLGSEWEIEQDAFNALLRYDWPGNVRQLLNALDRAMVMAEDHLITIDDLPKEVVEATGREVLPHSESTNPSISDLATIEKRHIVEVLEHVGHNKAQAARVLGIHRRKLYRLLERYEIESNK; this is encoded by the coding sequence ATGAGTCAATCAAAAGCGATCAATTTGCTTATCGTGGAAGACGATGATGGATTCCGTGAGACCGCTACGCACTGGCTGCAGCGACAGGGCCATCACGTCGAACAATCACCTAATGGCGCTGATGCCCTGCATATCGCTGGCACCCGGCATTTTGATGTTGCGATTGTCGACATGAATATGCCTGGGATTTCTGGAATGGAAGTTTTGCAGCGAATGCACGAACAGTGTCCGGATACGGAAATCATCATTTTGACAGGACAAGCGACCGTTGATAATGCGGTCGAAGCGATGAAGCTGGGAGCTACCGACTATTTGACCAAACCCTTTCCCCTCGGAGATCTCGAACGTCGCTGCCTGCAGGCTGCTGAGCGAGGTCGGCTCAACAAGGAAAACCGTCAACTTCGCACATTGCTAGACCGGTCCAAGCCGAAAACGAAGATCATCGGAGAATCTCCTTCGATGAAAGAAGTGTTTCGAGTGGTGAATCGCGTCGCGCCGACGGAGAAAGCTGTGCTCATTCAGGGAGAAAGTGGGACAGGCAAAGAGCTCATCGCCCAAGCAATCCAGGAGCGAAGCACTCGCGTAGATCGGCCGTTTGTCACAATCAACTGTGCGGCCTTGCCCGAAACGCTTGTCGAAAGCGAACTGTTCGGACATGAGAAAGGATCATTCACTGGGGCAAACGATCGTAAGTACGGACTTTTTGAGGTCGCAGATGGAGGGACGTTATTCGTCGATGAGATTGGTGAGTTGCCGCTGTCACTCCAGCCTAAGCTGCTACGAGTGTTGGAAAATGGCTCGCTGCGACGAGTTGGATCTCATCAGGAGCGAGTCGTGAATGTCCGCGTGATTGCCGCGACGAATCGTGACTTAAAGAAGGAAGTTGAGAATGGTCGATTCCGCGAAGATCTGTATTACCGCATCAATGTGATCACTCTTGATCTCCCACCGCTGCGGCACCGTCATGGTGATGTCGCGCTGCTGGTCGACGACGTTCTGGGAAGCGAATGGGAGATTGAACAAGACGCGTTCAACGCTCTGCTTCGATACGACTGGCCCGGAAACGTTCGGCAGTTGCTGAATGCACTTGATCGTGCAATGGTGATGGCCGAAGACCACCTGATAACGATTGACGATCTGCCGAAAGAAGTCGTCGAAGCGACCGGACGCGAGGTTCTTCCTCACAGCGAAAGTACAAATCCTAGCATAAGTGACTTGGCGACCATCGAGAAGCGTCACATCGTCGAAGTTCTGGAGCACGTCGGACATAACAAAGCTCAAGCAGCCCGCGTGCTTGGCATACATCGTCGAAAGCTTTATCGATTGCTGGAACGATACGAAATCGAATCGAATAAGTAA
- a CDS encoding PAS domain S-box protein has product MANSSAHSLKEQLAILRAILQTAVDAIITIDSRGTIRHANAAVSNLFQFSQEELIGNNVSMLMPSPYREEHDGYIESYLRTGEAKIIGIGRELIARRKDGSPIHIDLAVSEVRVGDEMLFTGIIRDMTSRKLAEEMAQREREFADNLLATASSAVVVLNVHGRIAKINRFLEDLSGFATAEVQGLDWFETFLPSEIRDQQRRLFENVLCGASLQSNIHDIQTRSEEIRTLTWSAQALHDADDVREGVLAIGNDITELKHAETRLIERERLAAIGQMVTGLAHESRNALQRARAALDVLELDAHDNSLKLVTQSQEALGELQRLYEEVRNYAAPIILDLADIDIVRLCQQTWNHLTGANSAVPVQLKMDNQLVAKTIRCDASRMAQVFRNVFENALAVSPANSEVCVNLTDFNVNGKRVIEILIDDFGPGLTDEQSKKIFEPFFTTKTKGTGLGMPICKRIIEAHDGEITARNSDSTTGTRVRLAIIDNQQRS; this is encoded by the coding sequence ATGGCGAACTCGAGCGCACATTCTCTGAAAGAGCAACTGGCGATTCTTCGTGCGATCTTGCAAACGGCAGTTGATGCGATCATCACGATCGACTCGCGGGGGACGATTCGACATGCAAACGCGGCTGTCTCAAATCTGTTTCAGTTTTCGCAGGAGGAGTTGATCGGGAACAATGTGTCGATGCTTATGCCTTCCCCGTATCGCGAAGAGCATGATGGCTATATCGAGAGCTACCTGAGGACTGGCGAAGCCAAAATTATCGGAATTGGCCGCGAGTTGATTGCACGAAGGAAAGATGGAAGCCCCATCCATATCGATCTTGCAGTCAGCGAAGTTCGAGTCGGCGACGAGATGTTATTCACCGGCATCATTCGAGACATGACCAGTCGAAAACTTGCCGAAGAAATGGCTCAGCGGGAGCGTGAGTTTGCCGACAACCTTCTGGCCACAGCAAGTTCAGCTGTAGTCGTCCTGAATGTTCATGGACGGATTGCCAAAATCAATCGATTTCTTGAAGACCTCAGCGGATTCGCGACTGCTGAAGTTCAAGGACTTGATTGGTTCGAAACGTTTTTGCCTTCAGAAATTCGCGATCAGCAGCGACGATTGTTCGAAAATGTGCTCTGCGGAGCATCTCTGCAAAGCAACATCCACGACATTCAAACACGCTCAGAGGAGATCCGAACTCTGACCTGGTCTGCTCAGGCGCTGCACGACGCGGATGACGTTCGAGAAGGTGTGTTGGCCATTGGCAACGACATCACTGAGCTCAAACACGCTGAAACTCGACTGATCGAGCGTGAGCGTCTCGCAGCCATTGGCCAGATGGTCACAGGACTTGCCCACGAAAGCCGAAATGCTTTGCAGCGAGCCAGAGCGGCACTCGACGTCCTGGAACTCGACGCACATGACAACTCGTTGAAGTTGGTGACTCAGAGTCAAGAAGCACTTGGTGAATTGCAACGTCTTTACGAGGAAGTACGCAACTATGCAGCCCCCATCATTCTTGACTTGGCCGACATTGATATCGTTCGGCTCTGTCAGCAAACGTGGAATCACCTGACCGGAGCCAATTCAGCTGTTCCGGTGCAACTGAAGATGGACAACCAACTTGTCGCCAAGACGATTCGTTGTGACGCGAGCCGAATGGCACAGGTCTTCAGGAATGTTTTCGAGAACGCCCTCGCGGTATCTCCGGCAAACTCCGAAGTGTGTGTGAACCTCACTGATTTTAACGTCAACGGCAAGCGTGTTATCGAAATCCTAATCGACGACTTTGGTCCAGGTCTGACTGATGAACAGTCGAAGAAAATCTTTGAACCGTTCTTTACGACGAAAACCAAAGGGACCGGACTCGGGATGCCGATCTGCAAACGAATCATCGAAGCTCATGATGGTGAGATCACAGCCCGAAATTCCGATTCAACAACGGGAACAAGGGTCCGCCTTGCGATAATCGACAATCAGCAACGCTCTTAA